From Vanacampus margaritifer isolate UIUO_Vmar chromosome 8, RoL_Vmar_1.0, whole genome shotgun sequence, a single genomic window includes:
- the LOC144056773 gene encoding P2Y purinoceptor 1-like, with protein MSGNITHGINNMTHGANNSACGINSHFTHAFLPPVFVVVFVVGTLSNVWGLRSVSSGWKSIGNINIFMLNLGVADLQYLLTLPFLVAYYAQDSYWQFGQSFCKLTRFCFNLNLYGSIGFLTCISIYRYLGIVHPMRVMGKISNKHSLLISALVWFLVVVQILPDMFFAKNDTKKPNACFDTTSNDHIREYLPYSIGWTVTGFAIPLVVIMLCYGHVVWVLAKKSNVNPLLKQRCLKLVIILVLLFSICFIPYHLLRNVNLQTRILKQEGICHDSFRKVYIAHQVSRCLACLNSTINPLIYIVGNDDLPMKLHRLNERARMSLSNMTRTIINRQALVVDADSSFV; from the exons ATGTCTGGAAACATCACTCATGGAATCAACAACATGACGCACGGAGCGAATAATTCCGCGTGTGGAATCAACTCGCACTTTACGCATGCGTTTCTGCCACCTGTCTTTGTGGTCGTTTTCGTGGTTGGGACGCTCTCCAACGTGTGGGGGTTAAGAAGTGTGAGCAGCGGCTGGAAGAGCATAGGAAACATCAACATCTTCATGCTCAATCTGGGAGTGGCGGACCTGCAGTATCTTTTGACGCTGCCCTTCCTCGTGGCGTACTACGCACAAGACAGCTACTGGCAGTTCGGACAGTCTTTCTGCAAGCTGACCCGCTTCTGCTTCAACCTCAACCTATACGGCAGCATCGGCTTCCTCACTTGCATCAGCATCTACAg GTACTTGGGAATTGTGCACCCCATGAGAGTGATGGGAAAGATCAGCAACAAACATTCTCTTCTCATCAGTGCCCTGGTTTGGTTTTTAGTTGTTGTTCAGATCCTCCCGGACATGTTCTTTGCCAAAAATGATACGAAAAAGCCCAATGCTTGTTTTGACACCACCTCCAACGACCATATCAGAGAATATCTGCCTTACAGCATTGGATGGACGGTCACAGGGTTTGCCATCCCATTAGTTGTCATCATGCTGTGTTATGGCCACGTGGTTTGGGTTCTTGCCAAAAAATCCAATGTTAACCCTCTGCTAAAACAGCGCTGTTTGAAACTTGTGATCATTTTGGtcttgctgttttccatctgttTCATCCCGTACCACCTGCTTCGAAATGTTAATCTCCAAACCAGGATTTTGAAACAAGAAGGCATCTGCCACGACAGCTTCCGCAAAGTTTATATTGCACACCAGGTCAGCAGATGTCTAGCATGTCTAAACAGCACTATAAACCCTCTGATATATATTGTTGGAAATGACGATTTGCCGATGAAGCTTCATCGTCTAAATGAGCGGGCCAGGATGTCGTTATCCAACATGACGCGTACCATCATTAACCGCCAAGCGCTGGTAGTGGATGCAGACTCATCCTTCGTGTGA